The Culex pipiens pallens isolate TS chromosome 2, TS_CPP_V2, whole genome shotgun sequence DNA window acaaaaacaaaaacaaaaacaaaaacaaaaacaaaaacaaaaacaaaaacaaaaacaaaaacaaaaacaaaaacaaaaacaaaaacaaaaacaaaaacaaaaacaaaaacaaaaacaaaaacaaaaacaaaaacaaaaacaaaaacaaaaacaaaaacaaaaacaaaaacaaaaacaaatttattacaaaattttacttctcgatactagtgctgaaatgTTCAGTTTTTCAGCATTCGTGTTGAAGGGTTTTAATTtccattcttttatttttggtagagaatagtaggccgtttcatcgctcgagaatgacatgaaaagtaagttgtttcacGATAGAATTGCATAATGGTATTTGAAAAACGGCATTGTCAGATCACTAAGGCTAACTGTTAATTAAAACCAGCAACAAAACCAAGAagtcatttttcaattatttattccATCATCAACTTGAAACCCCTCCCCACTTCAAAACAGTCCCCAGTGCTTCTTCTGGTGATGCTCCTTGATGTGCACCGTCACCGGGACATGCTTCTCCACGAACACCGGCTTCTGGACATACACTGGAACGGGCTTCTCAACGTGAACTGCGTACGGCTTGGGCACTTCGACGTACTCCTTGTGGACAACCGGGACCTTCACCTCGACCGGGTACGGCACGGGACGATCCACGTGGACGGCGACCTTCTTCTCGACGTACACCGGGACGTTCTTCTCCACCACCACCGGGACCTTCTTGACGATCTCGACCGGGTATGGCACCTTCACCGGAACGGCCACGTGCTTCTCGACCTCAACCGGGTACGGCACGGCCACGTTCTTGGTGATGATCTCCTTGTGGTGATAATCGACGATCTGCTCGTGATGGTCGTTGAATCCGTTGAATCCGTCAAATCCGTGATGGTGATCGTCCAGCTCCCACAGACCTCGTTTGTCCTTCTTGGAGGAGTCGTCGACTGCCGCGCAGGAAGCGATGGCCAGGGCCATGGACAACACAATGAACGCCTGAGGAAAAATCTCTAAtaattattttgaacaaatatcaagTAATTCTCACAAACCTTCATGTTGAAAAGCCGTTGACAGACGATTTGAGCTGCGCTCCAGTGATTTTCGGACCGAACTGAGCCGATTTGATGACCACAAGCCAATGATGATGATCTGGGCGGACGGAGCtgattttatacgattttgggTTTTTGGACTTGGTCAAAGCCTCTTAATTGGTTGCACTTGCTTTTGCAGTGCGTTTTTCGATTTTGTAAACAGCCATGATTGCAGCAAATTGTTGtactttgttttggttttcaatgCTACTTTTCTCCATTGCATTTAGTTGACATAGTTTgaggaaggattttttttaaattattttttctttattttttgtttcaagagTTGATCATAACcttggtgtttttttaataaatctctaactttataaattatataattcaataaagttttaaaaCGCAAATTACAACAAAACTTCAAATCTCCTCGGAAATACTGATCAAGGCAAATTCAACAAACAAAGTTGGAAAAACTAGAAAACTTGGTTAGTAAagcattttttgtataattgaaCTAATTTATTAGTCTAAACTGATTGTTAGATTTGCCAAATTCCAGCGAGACATTTTAAATCTCCATAAAAAATGAAACGGTACTAATCCAATTGTCAAACATCATCATTCATCAATTCCTCGATAGTATAGTGGTCAGTATCCCCGCCTGTCACGCGGGAGACcggggttcgattccccgtCGGGGAGGAATGTTTTTTTATAGCAATAATTTTAAAGTAGACACGCATGATAAAGTCaactagattaaaaaaaaaactctataaatagcAACAAAATATCGATTCAGTCGACCGTGACAGGACTCGAACCTGCAATCTTCGGATCCGAAGTCCGACGCCTTCTCCATTAGGCCACACGGCCACTTgtgaaaacaattgaaattgaatCACCGCGGACAGTCATTTTTTGTCGTTGCATTGCTTCGCTGGAATTCCATATTTCTTTTATAAAAACAATATAGTTCAAAGTATGTGACAATGatagtcttaaaaaaaataaaataaaagtgattttttcagtaaaaagtcgTCTAACGTATTCAGGAGCACTTGGcctgaaacatttcaaaaagaaacaaaataatacCCTCTGCCCATTTTTTACACCCGAAAACGCCCCAGGGCACCTGAGGTCAGTAACATTGTAAACATTCCCCTACTCAATTGCCCGGTTGGGCGGTACAAATTGCATTATTTTGGCGGTACTTTTCCCTTGCTTTGGGATCCAAACCGCCCAGGCGGTTTGGATAGTTGATGCTATACAAAACACAAGTAAACAAGACCCTTTTCGATCCCTTTTCCCCATGAAAATTATCaagattttttcttttctttccatCAAGCAACTTCCACGTGAATGGGTTTCCCTTTTTTTCGATAGCGGAGGAGGAATGTTCCTACCCACGAGAaaggaaatgaaatttttcgccgCAATCGAGACTGAAGCTAAAAACCGGAAATCAACCAGGAATTTTCTGACCCAAATAGTACTTCGAAGGGGGAAAAGGGAGTGTGAAAATGATTTGCCCTCCGAGAAAAGGGGCAGCTTCTTTTTTATTACTCAATCCAGACCAAATTATTGTCGGAACAGCGGGCAAGGACCAACCATTCACCGCACACACGTTCCACGAGGTAAGTTTTGTAGTTTCCTGAATGATTTGATGATATGAAAGGAACTGTGATATGGTGAGATCTTGGAAAtctttgcttaaatttatttttcttttcaaatttaaatgttgAGGCAATTTTGGCAGCATTCCTCGAGCTGTATCATGAGAAtggttttctgattgatttactGTCTTGAGCAAAATGATAAATGTTCCTTGGTCCTAACCTGTTCTCAGCACCTCAGAGGACCTAATAGAATaagaaatgaacaaaaaaatgtaaatattttgataagaGTTCTTTACATAAGAATTAGTTgctatttaagtttttttaaatgtatcactgtatgttagaaaaaataacaaatgtgctcaaaataaccaaaaaggttattttttaaggtAGCGGCAAGACCGTCAAAATTAGTTTggtaatgtttaatttttttcgagcAGTATGTTTTTTGAAAGGCATCTTAAATAAGGTCAATCGAAATTGTTTagttgttaaatcaaatttaaattgaaaggaTCTTATAAGAGTTGACAACACATgaattgtatttttgttgtatcCACTTGAAAGTGTGTTTTTGTACTgagatttttatgaatgaaataaattatttttttgagtaccATATTTTATATACTTTTATATCGATCCTGACACTTAAAAATAATCATCACTGCTCACTAAAGATATCGAGgcagtcaaattttaaaaaaatgttaactgtttatttcaatcATTTTACTTTTTGGCAATCACTtcacattttctttaaaatatgttgaCCATGCGTAATTATAACTGATAatgtttttttcctaaaaatcaacaaataaaattctatataaaaactTAGACTGACGTATGCTAAGACACAGCTGAAATAAAAGTTAATAAGAAACATGagcttttctgaaaagtttaaccaaatttttaaaaccttcaaattgTTAATAACACAGCAtataaggccaatgcaaatattttcaaggtttttgtccctcggctctggccggggtcgaggtaggtggggcaaaaaaataaaaaatataaaaaataaataccaaGCCAAACTCTCAACATGTGTATGCAAAAAGTGttcttaaatgcattttacactagttaagttcttttgcaatcattagtcttcaaaaaatgtaagatttgacgaaaacaaaaattttaaggaaaaaacactttttgcaataCTAAagatcgaaattttttttttgcaatactaaagatcgaaaattttcaaaaattcaatggatttttaaaatcaatccaaacatgcttaaaaatgattctgaacgcaagggaatgcattttgaattgatttcagctgattgcacttaaatttccattgaaattttgaagctttttgaaaaaaaaaattttttttcgccctgattttttgggccaactttgaaggggacaAATAAAATTTCTACCAGCCTTATGAtctgatttaaaatgtttaaaataaacattcgaGGTTTGTTTCTCTATACAGCAAACaatgttttggaatttttaatgttgaacttttcttttgtagAGGTCTTTGAACAATTCACATAAACTTTAAATTGctgcaaaaattttaattttttgtcgcctcccccttcaaaatcggcccgtaaaatcaggggcaaaaagaatatttttttaaacttcaaattttcaactgattTCAATGAATAGTCAATTGTAATTGGCGAAATCAATTTACAATGCTTTCCCCTgtatttagaatcattttaaacatgtgttgttttcttcaaaatgcttttaaatgcaGGGAATTTGGGATGAATATAGAACACAGTTGTTTTtcgtttaaatatttatttcgcGATTTCGCGCCGTGAAAACTGTTACATACTGTGAAATGCCGCGGAATTTGAATCATTCCATTGATAAATCGCATTTATGTTCattaaatctttaatttttattgcagACAATTCACAAGATTTTAAACAAGAATATTCTATGAAATATAGATAGCTGATTCTACATTTCCAGAAAAATCTATTTATacctcaaaattccaaaaatattgtaaaagaacaatattcaacaattcaataaaagtaaactaaaaaaaactaattattatTTACTTAGCATTTGCTATGTATTATAATTTACTGCAATTATCAACTACATTTTTAATtcccaaaatttcaataaaataaaattagctgaatcaaaaatttaactGTAGAATACTCCCAAATTCCCGCAAAAAATCcgatacattaaaaaaaaatattttgtattttaaactactgctaacttttaaaacacttttctgTTCATATTTATGCTGAAAGAACTcatttttacgtttattttgagcatttttttagaGTACcttgattattttaatttttatttttatatttggccAAGGGGCCACAGGaaattttttcaggaaaaaatatttgcatcagccttaaacaaatcgaaatttttattgatagtggtcagaaaaaaataacattcaaaatCCAGCAACTCTGCCAAGGAGCACAACTTGGCAAAAAATAagtgttcaataaaaaaaatctgttgtaaAATGTCAATGTAAAATGTACATATTTACTCATATTTTTATGctttgaa harbors:
- the LOC120421299 gene encoding uncharacterized protein LOC120421299; the protein is MKAFIVLSMALAIASCAAVDDSSKKDKRGLWELDDHHHGFDGFNGFNDHHEQIVDYHHKEIITKNVAVPYPVEVEKHVAVPVKVPYPVEIVKKVPVVVEKNVPVYVEKKVAVHVDRPVPYPVEVKVPVVHKEYVEVPKPYAVHVEKPVPVYVQKPVFVEKHVPVTVHIKEHHQKKHWGLF